In one window of Streptomyces griseus subsp. griseus DNA:
- a CDS encoding LCP family protein, giving the protein MTHDETTSESRASRRAPKPRKRRRGLKITLGVILVLLLAGGGTVYWLYSRLDGNIKGVDIDKALGEDRPEKLPTSGQNLLVLGSDSRAGAENKALGGGGSVGGARSDTALVVHIAEGRSKAVAVSIPRDTLVTRPECAKDGGATVPSKERVMFNSVYAQVGPACVVKTVEKMSGVRIDHYLEINFAGFKDLVDAIGGVTVDVPQDIDDKASGLNLTAGPQKLDGTESLAYVRTRHGIGDGSDLGRIGLQQQFLIALLSEVKSQDLLGSPASSYRIADSATKSLTTDSGLASLTSLAEFGRSVNGLDPATMETIMLPVAYDKVDPNRVVAAEPQAGQLWKALREGTAIPEEAKKSPATGG; this is encoded by the coding sequence ATGACCCACGACGAGACGACATCCGAGTCCCGCGCCTCCCGCCGCGCCCCCAAGCCCCGCAAACGCCGCCGCGGCCTCAAGATCACGCTCGGCGTGATCCTCGTCCTGCTGCTCGCGGGCGGTGGCACCGTCTACTGGCTCTACAGCCGGCTCGACGGGAACATCAAGGGCGTCGACATCGACAAGGCGCTCGGTGAGGACCGCCCGGAGAAGCTGCCCACCAGCGGCCAGAACCTGCTGGTCCTGGGGTCGGACTCGCGGGCCGGGGCGGAGAACAAGGCGCTGGGCGGGGGCGGGAGTGTCGGTGGGGCCCGCTCCGACACCGCGCTGGTGGTCCACATAGCCGAGGGCCGTTCCAAGGCCGTCGCCGTCTCCATACCGCGCGACACCCTGGTGACCCGGCCCGAGTGCGCCAAGGACGGCGGGGCGACCGTGCCCTCCAAGGAGCGTGTGATGTTCAACTCCGTCTACGCGCAGGTCGGTCCGGCCTGTGTGGTGAAGACGGTGGAGAAGATGTCCGGCGTCCGCATCGACCACTACCTGGAGATCAACTTCGCCGGGTTCAAGGACCTGGTCGACGCCATCGGCGGCGTCACCGTGGACGTACCGCAGGACATCGACGACAAGGCGTCGGGGCTCAACCTCACCGCGGGTCCGCAGAAGCTGGACGGGACCGAGTCCCTCGCGTACGTACGGACCCGGCACGGCATCGGTGACGGCAGCGACCTCGGTCGTATCGGGCTCCAGCAGCAGTTCCTGATCGCCCTGCTGAGCGAGGTCAAGTCGCAGGACCTGCTGGGCAGTCCGGCCAGTTCGTACAGGATCGCCGACTCGGCCACCAAGTCGCTCACCACCGACTCGGGGCTCGCCTCGCTCACCTCGCTGGCGGAGTTCGGCCGTTCCGTGAACGGTCTCGACCCGGCCACGATGGAGACGATCATGCTCCCGGTGGCGTACGACAAGGTCGACCCGAACCGGGTGGTCGCCGCCGAGCCGCAGGCCGGTCAGCTGTGGAAGGCGCTCCGCGAGGGCACCGCGATCCCCGAGGAAGCGAAGAAGTCACCCGCCACCGGCGGCTGA
- a CDS encoding thiolase family protein — protein sequence MPRTIRDVVFVDGVRTPFGKAGPKGIYHETRADDLVVKAIRELLRRNPDLDPKKIDEVAIAATTQIGDQGLTLGRTAGILAGLPQSVPGYSIDRMCAGALTAVTSTAGSIAFGAYDVVVAGGVEHMGRHPMGEGVDPNPRFVSEKLVDESALFMGMTAENLHDRYPTITKQRADAYAVRSQEKAAKAYANGKIQQDLVPVSVRRTNAEAGETGWGLVTADEPMRPGTTLESLAGLKTPFRAHGRVTAGNAAGLNDGATASLLAAEDVARELGLPVKMRLVSYAFAGVEPEVMGYGPIPATEKALAQAGLSISDIGLFEINEAFAVQVLAFLEHYGIADDDARVNQYGGAIAYGHPLASSGVRLMTQLARQFEEQPEVRYGLTTMCVGFGMGATVVWENPHFNADGGNK from the coding sequence GTGCCTCGTACCATCCGGGACGTCGTCTTCGTCGACGGCGTCCGCACCCCGTTCGGCAAAGCGGGCCCGAAGGGCATCTACCACGAGACCCGCGCCGACGATCTCGTCGTGAAGGCCATCCGGGAGCTGCTGCGCCGCAACCCGGACCTGGACCCGAAGAAGATCGACGAGGTCGCCATCGCCGCGACCACCCAGATCGGCGACCAGGGCCTGACCCTCGGCCGTACCGCCGGAATCCTGGCCGGTCTGCCGCAGTCCGTCCCCGGCTACTCGATCGACCGCATGTGCGCGGGCGCCCTGACCGCCGTCACCTCGACGGCCGGTTCCATCGCCTTCGGCGCGTACGACGTCGTCGTGGCCGGTGGCGTGGAGCACATGGGCCGCCACCCGATGGGCGAGGGCGTCGACCCGAACCCGCGGTTCGTGTCGGAGAAGCTGGTCGACGAGTCCGCCCTCTTCATGGGCATGACCGCGGAGAACCTGCACGACCGCTACCCCACGATCACCAAGCAGCGCGCCGACGCGTACGCGGTCCGTTCGCAGGAGAAGGCCGCCAAGGCGTACGCCAACGGCAAGATCCAGCAGGACCTCGTACCGGTCTCCGTGCGCCGCACCAACGCCGAGGCCGGTGAGACGGGCTGGGGTCTGGTCACCGCCGACGAGCCGATGCGTCCGGGCACCACGCTGGAGTCCCTGGCGGGCCTGAAGACCCCCTTCCGCGCCCACGGCCGCGTGACGGCCGGTAACGCCGCGGGGCTCAACGACGGCGCCACCGCCTCCCTGCTCGCCGCCGAGGACGTCGCCCGCGAGCTGGGCCTCCCGGTCAAGATGCGCCTCGTGTCGTACGCCTTCGCGGGCGTCGAGCCGGAGGTCATGGGCTACGGCCCGATCCCGGCGACCGAGAAGGCGCTGGCCCAGGCCGGCCTCTCGATCTCCGACATCGGTCTCTTCGAGATCAACGAGGCGTTCGCCGTGCAGGTGCTCGCCTTCCTGGAGCACTACGGCATCGCCGACGACGACGCCCGCGTCAACCAGTACGGCGGCGCCATCGCGTACGGCCACCCGCTCGCCTCCTCCGGTGTCCGGCTCATGACGCAGCTGGCCCGGCAGTTCGAGGAGCAGCCCGAGGTCCGCTACGGCCTGACGACGATGTGCGTCGGCTTCGGCATGGGCGCCACCGTCGTCTGGGAGAACCCGCACTTCAACGCTGACGGAGGCAACAAGTGA
- a CDS encoding 3-hydroxyacyl-CoA dehydrogenase NAD-binding domain-containing protein, with amino-acid sequence MSSTTELLKGAAELFPGEVVTQAHVRHLDLPSGAGRFALITLDNGLDHTKPTTFGPQSLANLDAAIDQVEKEAADGTITGVGITGKPFIFAVGADLKGVELLGRHEDALAIGKGGHDVFRRLSGLAVPTFAYYNGAAMGGGVEVGLHCAYRTVSTAIPAFSLPEVFLGLVPGWGGCALLPNLIGADRAVSVIIENSLNQNRQLKGVQVYELGIADAIFEGADFLEQSLIWTAAVLKGELAVERPEIDRGEGWDAAVARGRAIADSKVHGAAPAAYRALDIIAAAKDGDLSAGFDAEDQALADLIMGGELRSGIYAFNLVQKRAKRPAGAPDKNLARPVTKVGVVGAGLMASQLALLFLRRLEVPVVLTDIDQERVDKGVGYVHAEIEKLLGKGRINQDKANRLKGLVSGVLDKAEGFADADFIIEAVFEEIGVKQQVFAEVEAVAPAHAILATNTSSLSVTEMASKLKNPERVVGFHFFNPVAILPLLEIVRGEQTDDASLATAFGVARKLKKTAVLVKDAPAFVVNRILTRFMGEIQNVIDEGTPVEVAEKAVEPLGLPMSPLVLLELVGPAIGLHVSETLNRAFPERFTVSENLAAVVKAGKRGFYVYDSGAPVLDPEVAALLKQGDTVLTEEQVRDRVLDAVAQEIGLMLDEGVVAEAQDVDLCLITGAGWPFHLGGITPYLDREGVSQRVNGKPFLARGVASVPA; translated from the coding sequence GTGAGCTCCACCACTGAGCTTCTGAAGGGCGCGGCCGAGCTGTTCCCGGGCGAGGTCGTCACGCAGGCGCACGTACGCCACCTGGATCTGCCGTCCGGCGCCGGGCGGTTCGCGCTCATCACGCTGGACAACGGCCTGGACCACACCAAGCCGACCACCTTCGGACCGCAGTCGCTGGCGAACCTGGACGCCGCGATCGACCAGGTCGAGAAGGAGGCCGCCGACGGCACCATCACCGGCGTCGGCATCACCGGCAAACCGTTCATCTTCGCCGTCGGCGCCGACCTCAAGGGTGTGGAGCTGCTCGGCCGCCACGAGGACGCGCTGGCCATCGGCAAGGGCGGCCACGACGTCTTCCGCCGCCTCTCCGGCCTCGCGGTCCCGACGTTCGCGTACTACAACGGCGCGGCGATGGGCGGCGGTGTCGAGGTCGGTCTGCACTGCGCCTACCGCACCGTCTCCACCGCCATCCCGGCGTTCTCGCTGCCCGAGGTCTTCCTCGGCCTGGTCCCCGGCTGGGGCGGCTGCGCGCTGCTCCCGAACCTGATCGGCGCGGACCGCGCGGTCTCGGTGATCATCGAGAACTCGCTCAACCAGAACCGTCAGCTCAAGGGCGTGCAGGTCTACGAGCTCGGGATCGCCGACGCGATCTTCGAGGGCGCGGACTTCCTGGAGCAGTCGCTGATCTGGACCGCGGCCGTCCTCAAGGGCGAACTGGCCGTGGAGCGCCCCGAGATCGACCGCGGCGAGGGCTGGGACGCGGCCGTCGCCCGCGGCCGGGCCATCGCGGACTCCAAGGTGCACGGCGCGGCCCCGGCCGCGTACCGGGCGCTGGACATCATCGCGGCGGCCAAGGACGGCGACCTGTCCGCCGGCTTCGACGCCGAGGACCAGGCGCTCGCGGACCTGATCATGGGCGGCGAGCTGCGCAGCGGCATCTACGCCTTCAACCTGGTCCAGAAGCGCGCCAAGCGCCCGGCCGGCGCCCCGGACAAGAACCTGGCCCGCCCGGTCACCAAGGTCGGCGTCGTCGGCGCCGGTCTGATGGCCAGCCAGCTGGCGCTGCTCTTCCTGCGCCGCCTGGAGGTCCCGGTCGTCCTCACCGACATCGACCAGGAGCGCGTCGACAAGGGTGTGGGCTACGTCCACGCCGAGATCGAGAAGCTCCTCGGCAAGGGCCGCATCAACCAGGACAAGGCCAACCGCCTCAAGGGCCTGGTCTCCGGTGTCCTCGACAAGGCCGAGGGCTTCGCGGACGCGGACTTCATCATCGAGGCCGTCTTCGAGGAGATCGGCGTCAAGCAGCAGGTGTTCGCGGAGGTCGAGGCGGTCGCCCCGGCGCACGCGATCCTCGCCACCAACACCTCCTCGCTCTCGGTGACCGAGATGGCGTCGAAGCTGAAGAACCCCGAGCGGGTCGTCGGCTTCCACTTCTTCAACCCGGTCGCGATCCTTCCGCTCCTGGAGATCGTGCGCGGCGAGCAGACGGACGACGCCTCGCTGGCGACCGCGTTCGGTGTGGCCCGCAAGCTGAAGAAGACCGCGGTCCTGGTGAAGGACGCCCCGGCGTTCGTCGTCAACCGCATCCTCACCCGCTTCATGGGCGAGATCCAGAACGTCATCGACGAGGGCACCCCGGTCGAGGTCGCGGAGAAGGCCGTGGAGCCGCTCGGCCTGCCGATGTCCCCGCTGGTCCTCCTGGAGCTGGTCGGCCCGGCCATCGGCCTGCACGTCTCCGAGACCCTGAACCGCGCCTTCCCGGAGCGCTTCACGGTCTCCGAGAACCTGGCGGCGGTCGTGAAGGCCGGCAAGCGCGGCTTCTACGTCTACGACTCCGGTGCGCCGGTCCTCGACCCCGAGGTCGCCGCCCTCCTCAAGCAGGGCGACACCGTCCTCACCGAGGAGCAGGTCCGCGACCGCGTCCTGGACGCGGTGGCGCAGGAGATCGGCCTGATGCTGGACGAGGGCGTCGTCGCCGAGGCCCAGGACGTCGACCTGTGCCTGATCACCGGCGCGGGCTGGCCCTTCCACCTGGGCGGCATCACGCCGTACCTGGACCGCGAGGGCGTCTCCCAGCGGGTGAACGGGAAGCCGTTCCTGGCGCGGGGTGTGGCGAGCGTTCCGGCGTAA
- a CDS encoding amino acid permease: protein MFRTKTVEESIRDTEEPEHALKKSLSALDLTVFGVGVIIGTGIFVLTGKVAKETAGPATALAFVVAGVVCALAALCYAEFASTVPVAGSAYTFSYASLGELVAWIIGWDLVLEFALGTAVVAVGWSGYVRSLMDNVNWTMPEVLSGTDVAEGFGFDILAFALVLILTVILVIGMKLSARVTSVVVAVKVGVVLMVIIAGLFFIKAENYKPFIPPSEKQSAGSGWDAPLVQLIFGYEPTNFGVMGIFTASSIVFFAFIGFDVVATAAEETKLPQRDMPRGILGSLVICTVLYVAVSIVVTGMQHYSELSVSAPLADAFKATGHPFYAGLISFGAAVGLTTVCMILLLGQTRVFFAMSRDGLLPRFFSKTHPRFRTPYRPTILLGVLIAIIAGFTSIDELATLVNIGTLFAFVVVALGVLVLRRTRPDLPRAFRTPWVPVLPIVSVAASVWLMLNLPVETWVRFGAWMVLGVIIYFVYGRRHSLLGKKAG from the coding sequence ATGTTCCGCACCAAGACCGTCGAAGAGTCGATCCGTGACACCGAGGAGCCGGAGCACGCGCTCAAGAAGTCCCTCTCCGCCCTGGACCTCACGGTCTTCGGCGTGGGCGTCATCATCGGTACCGGTATCTTCGTCCTCACCGGCAAGGTCGCGAAGGAGACGGCCGGCCCGGCGACCGCCCTCGCCTTCGTGGTCGCGGGCGTCGTCTGCGCCCTGGCCGCGCTCTGCTATGCCGAATTCGCCTCCACCGTCCCGGTGGCCGGCTCCGCGTACACGTTCTCCTACGCCTCGCTCGGCGAGCTGGTGGCCTGGATCATCGGCTGGGACCTGGTGCTGGAGTTCGCGCTGGGCACGGCGGTGGTCGCGGTCGGCTGGTCCGGCTACGTCCGCTCGCTGATGGACAACGTCAACTGGACGATGCCCGAAGTCCTCTCGGGAACGGACGTGGCGGAGGGGTTCGGCTTCGACATCCTCGCCTTCGCCCTCGTGCTGATCCTGACCGTCATCCTGGTCATCGGCATGAAGCTCTCGGCCCGGGTCACCTCGGTCGTGGTGGCGGTCAAGGTCGGCGTGGTCCTCATGGTGATCATCGCCGGACTGTTCTTCATCAAGGCCGAGAACTACAAGCCCTTCATCCCCCCGTCCGAGAAGCAGTCCGCCGGCTCCGGCTGGGACGCCCCGCTGGTCCAGCTGATCTTCGGCTACGAGCCCACCAACTTCGGCGTCATGGGCATCTTCACCGCCTCCTCCATCGTCTTCTTCGCCTTCATCGGCTTCGACGTGGTGGCCACCGCCGCCGAGGAGACCAAGCTGCCCCAGCGCGACATGCCGCGCGGCATCCTCGGCTCGCTCGTCATCTGCACGGTGCTCTACGTGGCGGTCTCGATCGTCGTCACCGGCATGCAGCACTACAGCGAACTCTCCGTCAGCGCCCCGCTCGCCGACGCCTTCAAGGCCACCGGGCACCCGTTCTACGCCGGGCTGATCAGCTTCGGCGCGGCGGTCGGCCTCACCACGGTCTGCATGATCCTGCTGCTCGGCCAGACCCGTGTCTTCTTCGCGATGAGCCGGGACGGACTGCTGCCGCGCTTCTTCTCCAAGACGCACCCGCGCTTCCGCACCCCGTACCGCCCGACGATCCTGCTCGGTGTGCTGATCGCGATCATCGCCGGGTTCACGAGCATCGACGAGCTGGCCACGCTGGTGAACATCGGCACGCTCTTCGCGTTCGTCGTCGTCGCGCTCGGCGTGCTGGTCCTGCGCCGCACCCGCCCGGACCTGCCCCGCGCCTTCCGCACCCCGTGGGTGCCGGTACTGCCGATCGTCTCGGTCGCCGCCTCGGTCTGGCTGATGCTCAACCTGCCGGTGGAGACCTGGGTCCGGTTCGGTGCCTGGATGGTGCTCGGCGTGATCATCTACTTCGTGTACGGCCGTCGCCACAGCCTGCTCGGCAAGAAGGCCGGCTAG
- a CDS encoding ribonuclease D, whose translation MTDAQETAADSSLRTTGGAPPDDVAPAPIPLLEPREGIPPVVASDDALARVVAAFAAGTGPVAVDAERASGYRYGQRAYLVQLRRDGAGSALVDPVGCPDLSGLSTALTGSEWILHAATQDLPCLRDIGMAPTSLFDTELAGRLAGFPRVGLGAMVENVLGYALEKGHSAVDWSTRPLPEPWLRYAALDVELLIDLRDALEDELERQGKLEWAREEFDAIASAPPAPPRKDPWRRTSGMHKVRRRRQMAVVRELWNARDQVAQRRDISPGKVLGDAAIVEAALALPANVQALTALPGFGHRMGRRQLEQWQAAVERAKALPESELPQPGQQPAGPPPPRSWADKDPAAAARLSAARTAVSELAERLHMPQENLITPDTVRRVCWEPPKVVTPSAVEDTLAGYGARHWQIEQVGPLLVQALAATA comes from the coding sequence GTGACCGACGCCCAAGAGACCGCAGCAGACAGTTCACTGCGAACCACCGGGGGCGCTCCCCCGGACGACGTCGCCCCGGCGCCGATCCCCTTGCTCGAACCGCGCGAGGGCATTCCCCCGGTGGTGGCCTCCGACGACGCCCTCGCCCGGGTGGTCGCGGCCTTCGCCGCGGGGACCGGACCGGTGGCCGTCGACGCCGAGCGCGCCTCCGGCTACCGCTACGGCCAGCGCGCCTACCTGGTGCAGCTGCGCCGCGACGGCGCGGGCAGCGCCCTGGTCGACCCGGTCGGCTGCCCCGACCTCTCCGGCCTCTCCACCGCCCTGACCGGCTCCGAGTGGATTCTGCACGCCGCCACCCAGGACCTGCCCTGCCTGCGGGACATAGGTATGGCTCCCACCTCGCTCTTCGACACCGAGCTGGCCGGCCGGCTGGCGGGCTTCCCGCGCGTCGGCCTCGGGGCCATGGTGGAGAACGTCCTCGGTTACGCCCTGGAGAAGGGCCACTCCGCCGTCGACTGGTCCACCCGCCCGCTGCCCGAGCCCTGGCTGCGGTACGCCGCGCTGGACGTGGAGCTCCTGATCGACCTGCGCGACGCGCTGGAGGACGAGCTGGAGCGGCAGGGGAAGCTGGAGTGGGCGCGGGAGGAGTTCGACGCCATCGCCTCGGCGCCGCCCGCCCCGCCCCGCAAGGACCCCTGGCGCCGCACCTCGGGCATGCACAAGGTCCGCCGCCGCCGTCAGATGGCGGTCGTGCGCGAGCTGTGGAACGCCCGGGACCAGGTGGCCCAGCGCCGCGACATCTCCCCCGGCAAGGTGCTCGGCGACGCCGCGATCGTGGAGGCCGCCCTCGCGCTGCCCGCCAACGTCCAGGCGCTCACCGCACTGCCGGGATTCGGCCACCGCATGGGCCGCCGTCAGCTGGAGCAGTGGCAGGCGGCCGTGGAGCGGGCGAAGGCGCTTCCGGAGTCGGAGCTGCCGCAGCCCGGCCAGCAGCCGGCCGGACCGCCGCCCCCGCGCTCCTGGGCCGACAAGGACCCGGCGGCCGCCGCCCGGCTCTCGGCGGCCCGCACGGCCGTCTCCGAGCTGGCCGAGCGGCTCCACATGCCCCAGGAGAACCTGATCACCCCGGACACCGTGCGCCGGGTCTGCTGGGAGCCGCCGAAGGTCGTGACGCCGAGCGCCGTGGAGGACACGCTCGCCGGGTACGGGGCCCGGCACTGGCAGATCGAGCAGGTCGGCCCGCTCCTGGTCCAGGCGCTCGCCGCCACCGCCTGA
- a CDS encoding NTP pyrophosphohydrolase: MDDGAVVLVIVDGANVVGSVPDGWWRDRRGAAERLRDALVPYAAHGVPGAPGPVEILLVVEGAARGVASVPGVEVASAPGSGDDLIAGLAAAAAPERGCVVVTADRGLRQRVEAHGARCVGPRTVRPGPEGQP, from the coding sequence ATGGATGACGGCGCGGTGGTACTGGTGATCGTGGACGGGGCCAATGTGGTCGGGTCCGTGCCCGACGGGTGGTGGCGGGACCGGCGCGGGGCGGCCGAGCGGCTGCGGGACGCGCTGGTCCCGTACGCCGCGCACGGGGTGCCGGGGGCGCCCGGCCCCGTCGAGATCCTGCTCGTCGTGGAAGGGGCCGCCCGGGGTGTCGCGTCCGTGCCGGGCGTCGAGGTCGCCTCGGCCCCCGGCAGCGGTGACGATCTGATCGCCGGACTGGCGGCGGCCGCCGCCCCGGAGCGCGGCTGCGTCGTCGTCACCGCCGACCGGGGGCTGAGGCAGCGCGTCGAGGCGCACGGGGCCCGGTGCGTCGGGCCCCGTACCGTACGGCCCGGTCCGGAAGGACAGCCCTAG